The following DNA comes from Lentibacillus sp. Marseille-P4043.
ACCTTTTAAGACAGCCTTATTCGTTTATCAGGAAAAAAATTGCTACTATATGCTTCCTTTAACACTATCCCCTGTTCAAACAACTTTCGCACCAAGTGTATTCGCAAAATGTCCTAATGCCCATTCATGTCCTGCTTGATTAAAGCTAGCCACCGCATCTTGATGAACAACGATATTAAACCCCTTGTTGTACGCATCCACGGCAGTATGTAACACACAAATGTCGGTACATACTCCTACAAGATGCACCTCGTTAATTTCGCGTTCACGTAATTTGATTTCCAGGTCAGTACCGGCAAATGCACTGTAGCGTGTTTTGTCAAAATAATAAACATTATCAGCGTCTTTATGTGTTTCATAGACAGTAGCCAATTCACCATAAAGATCTCGACCTTTTGTTCCGATTACATTGTGGGCTGGAAATAAGGCTGACTCTGGATGATAGTTATCCCTAGATTCATGTGCGTCAATTGCGAACACGACATAATCATCTGCATTGATAAACTCCTTTGTCAGTCCCACAATTTTCTCCTCAATTGCTTGTCCAGGTTCCCCACTTGTGAGCTTTCCGTCTTTGGCAACAAAATCATACGTATAATCAATATTAATTAGTGCTCGTTTCCCCATTTAAAACCCTCCAATTATATATTAACGTCGTACTGTTATTTTATGTGCTTCCCCTCTTGTTCGTAATGCGGCATGATAGGTCGGACCAACTTTGTCAGTGTAGGAAAACCCATACTCAATTGCTGTCGTAACAAATCCCTTCGCTGATTCCACTGCTTCCATGACATTTTTTCCTTTGGCTAACTGTGCCGTAATCGCTGCTGAATAGGTACAACCCGCCCCACTTGTGTTGACTGTGTCAATCCGAGGTGCCTCAAACGTTGTAAAGCTTTCCCCATCATATAAAACATCAATTGCTGGTCCTTCCAGTCGTCCACCTTTTACCAGAACATACTTCGGTCCCAAATGATGAAGGTCTACAGCTGCCTGTTTCAAATCTTCCACATTCGTTAATTTACGTTCATCTAGCAAAAACGACGCTTCTGGCATGTTCGGTGTAATTATGGTAGCTAATGGTAAAAGTTTGCGTTTCATTGCTTCAATTGCATCATCCTCAAGCAATTTTGAATCAAGTTTACCAACCATAACCGGGTCAACTACAATATGATCTATTTTTGATTCCTTGATTATTTCACTTGTTTTCAAAATTACTTCCTTTGAAAAAAGCATTCCTGTTTTCAAAGCGTCTATTCCAACTTGATTCATAGCTGTCGTATACTGTGCCTCGATTGCCTCTAGTGTTTGCGGGTGGACATTTTTATTCGTTTCCGGATGACGGGCAACAATCGCTGTAATTACACTCATCCCATATACGTCCAATTCCTGAAATGTTTTTAAATCTGCCTGTATTCCAGCACTTCCTCCTGCTGCAGATCCGGCAAATGTCAAAACTCGTGGTGGATTTATCATGTTATCGATTCCCTTCTATTACATTATTACGACCATTATAAACCATACAACCATGATGAGTTGAATAATAACCTTTGCAGCTGCCCCACTTAAAAATCCAATTAAGGAGCCAAACGATGCACGAACAGCCTCCCCAGTAGTGCGTTTTTGTATCATTTCGATCGTAAATACAACAATAAACGGCAACACAATAATACCAAATGGCGGTATTACAAATGAACCTAGGATAACTGCAACTCCCGCAGCCCGTTCACCCCATTTACTGCCACCGAACCTCTTAACAAAATAACTATTTGCGATTATATCCGCTCCAATAAGAACAACAGTCAAAATACCCATGGCCACCCAAAATAATATCGTAAGTTCTTCCGCATCAATCAGGAAATGATACAACAAGAATCCAACCCAAATCACAAATGGTGATGGGATAATTGGATAAATAATTCCTACAAAGCTGAGAACAAATAATGCAATAATTGTAATCCATATGAGAATATCAATGACCATCACCATCACCTAATTCCATTATTTTGTATTCTTTTGAAACATACTGGACAGTTTTGTTTCTTCTTTGGCTAAGATACGTTTATAACTTTCAATATGTTTCATTGTTGACAAAATGGAAAGCAATACAACAACCAACATTGGCTCGATTCCAAAGAAATAATAAGTCGTTAATAAACCATTAATGTTTGCGCCTCTCCTGTGATATCATTTTCATTTAATATATATAACAGCAATATAATTGATAATGTAGCTTTAAAAATATCAATAAGTGCAACGAAAATCCCAAATTTCCACCCAAGTAAAAATAGTCGTATTTGATGCTCCAGCATTTTTTACGCCCGTATTTTTTATTTTCACTTTCTTATATTTACCAACAATTTGCGAACCATGAATACAGCCAAATAAATAACCAATTACACAGCTTAGAAAGTAAAACATTGCCTCCCCCTTTTTTCCATTATGGCTGTTTCTAAAGATTGGCGATTCTTACACAAAAGCTATATAATGCGCAGTAACTACTGGGCTCTTTTCTATAAGTACGTTCATTTTCCGCCGTCCGGGATCGTTCCGGGTGGATGCTTTCCGCGGGCACGGCCTCAGCCTCCTCGGAAGAAAACCACTTCCTGCGGGGTCTTCGGACACGTGCTGTTCCCGCAGGAGTCACCACCCTCCACTCACCGGACTAGTGAAGCGGTAGAATGTGGCTTGGTAGAACACATAATACTACAGTTAACGGTAGTAAATGCAATACCAGCGAAGGAAATACACGCAGACTCCTGGGGGAAGAGAGGCATCGGTGAGACCCCGCAGTGCGACGAGCGAAACTTCCACCGAGTAAGCTTCGAGTTGCGAGGAGCTATACTTCACCGTGATTACTTGCAACGCGACGAGCACCCAGCACGAGGAGGCTCAACAGCCGCCCCCAGAAAGCGAAGTGTATTTCCGTAGCGGTGATTATTACGCTTAATCCTTCAACTACGAATTTAAAAAGCAACAAACATTACGAAAAAAGCCTTTAATATTCTATATACAATCGACACATCAAGCTACCCGGGTTACACTATTATACGGATCCTGTCTAAAAACGTTTCACTTAAAATACCAAACCACCATAAACCATATATTCACTGATATACCATCAAAAGGAGAACATTTACCTTGAAAAAGAAAAAGTACAACAAAGACTTCCTAGCATGGATTATGATCATTCTTTTTTTCACAGCAATCATCGTACTCTATAATAAAATGGATGATCCCGATCCCTATATTGACCAAAAAGAAGAAGCACCAAACCCCACTGAACTCCATCCAACAGTAAAGAAAAAGAAAAATACATTAGTAAAAAAAGCAAAGGATATTGGTATTCAAGTCGTTATCACGGAAGAAGTGCGTTCAATTAAACGCCAGAATGAATTATATGCACAAGGTCGATCAAAGAGAGGAAATATTGTCACTTACTCAAAAGGCGGCGAGTCTTACCACAATTATGGACTAGCATTCGATTATGCCTTAAGGGCCCCTGAGGGAAACGTTATTTGGGATATACAGTATGATGGCAACAACAATGGCCAGTCGGACTGGTTTGAAGTAGCCGAAATAGCAAAAAGGTTGGGATTTACTTGGGGCGGAGATTGGAAACACTTTAAGGACTATCCCCATTTACAAATGGATTTTGGCCTGACCATTAACCAGTTACAAAAAGGCTTACGACCAAAGATTGATAAGAACAAATGAAGAAACTGCTCACATCCATCCATAAACGAATACAATGCAAAAAGACCGCTTTAATTCCCATTTGCGGTCTTTTCGTCGTATTTATTTTTCCTTATCCTCTTCAGGAAGTGGATCAACAGTATGTTTGTAAGCATACCCTTTTGATATAGAAAACAAGGTCATAACTAGAACAATTAACATAATTACAATTCCTATTATTATGGTAGGCAGCATACCTCTATCTCCTTATGCGGTATTATTCATTCATGTTTAACACATACACACCATTTTGCTTCACCCAGCCTTTTCGTGAAAAAAATTGGTGTACGTTCGGATTTTTTGTTGTAATTGTGGTGATTAATCGTTCCACATCTTTTTGTTTAGCTAATTTCTCCATTTTTTGATATAAATGTTCATCAAGACCTTTATTCTCATAACTGGAAACGATTGAAAGCTTTTGTATCTGAAATTCATTTGCTGTTAGATCAATGCGAAATACCAAAAAGGCAGCAATAACTCCGGATTTTTCCACAAGATAAAACCTTGTATCATCCTGCACTAAAATAGTTTCAAACAGATCCTTCCCCATTTCACCCTCATCAGCAGCTAAGTGAATATTCTCATTGTTGTCACTCAGCTCAGATATCATTGGAAAGTCTTCCATTCTTGCTTCTCTTAATTTATACATGGTGTTTTCTCCTTATGCGTTCTCAAACGGTTTAATCAACCCATAAACAGCCTCAAGATAAGGAAGGTCTACACCAACTGCATTTGCCAAACGAATGGCCCCACCTTGAAGATGTTCTACCTCAAGTGTTAATCCTTTCCGCCGATCCTGGTGCATGGATGAGGTTGTTTCATCTGGCAGGTTCATTAATTTACTCTTCGCTGTTTCCACCTCGTCATCATGTAGCTCAACATGATAGGCCTTTGCAAGAACACACATTTCCTGTAGTATCATTTCCGCAATCCGAAATGTACTGTCATGCTTACGAATTTCACCTATTGCTAAGTTCGCAGCAGTTGTAATACCAGAAAACGCATTGATGAAGGCATATTTCTTCCATAACTCGTATGAAATAGTATCACTATTTACGCCGTTTACATTTGCTTGATTACAGAGTTCTTCAAGTTCCTTACAAATTGCTGTTTGGGTAGGCTCAAGTGGGCCAAAAATCAGATCATGGAAATCACTCGAATGGATAACATGACCTTTTTCATTCAATGTTGCAATAATAAAGGATAGCCCACCAAGTACCGCATCTTTTCCTAATTGATCCTGGAGGTAACTGATATGTTCCATTCCATTTAGAATAGGTAAAATGTAAGCGCCTTTATCTACTAATGCTTTAAGATTTTCTAACACTCCAGACAAATGATAGCCTTTTACTGCTACTAATACAAGATCAGCTTTATCGACTTCTGCAACATCTGTTACTATGTTAGGATCGTCAATACGATAGTCTCCTAATGCACTCGTTACATAAATCTTATTCTCTTGAATTTGCCCAGCGCGTCTTTCCCGAACTAAAAAGGTAACATTTGCCCCACCTTCTAGAAAACGAGCCCCGAAATAAGAGCCTAATGCACCTGCGCCAACCACAACTACATCCATCCAAATCCCTCCATCCGAATTATATATTATATCGTACCGTTTTTTCCTATAATTTGTCCATATCTAGCACCGCAAATAAATTTCCATTTACGTTAATTTTGGCAATTTTTTAGGATACACAAGCATGAAGCAATATATACAAGCATATTTTGGTATAAGACAGCTTAATACACTTCACCAATAAATATGCGATCTAAATCGGAATTATCTAAAAATATCACATTTGTGAATCATTTTAAATATCTTTACTATTAAAGTGTGTCCGCATATAAGCAACCAATCACTACACTATTTTCTCTTAGAAAAATTCAACATTCGCCTCTTATAGCGAATGTTGAAGTTTTACTTATACTTAATCCCTTGGGAATTTTTCCTTTCCTTAACTTAAGTGTAATAAAAAACCAGTATATTTTTCCTAAAACGAAAGTAATATGTATAGGCTTATTAAAAACTTGAATCTGAAGTTAAGTAAAATAAAGGGATTCAGCATTCGTCCACATATACTTAATTAATAGATAAAAAGGAATTTTACATAAATTCCTTTTCAAAATAAAAGGGGAGGTCATTTAGAAAATGAAGAAATTATTACTTATGTCAGTATTCTGCTTCACACTCGTGCTACTAGCTGCATGCGGATCAGAGGATGCAAGCAGCGATGGCGGTGACGGTGACAGCGACGAAGGTAATGGGACTTTATTAGATGAATTAAAAGAGAAAGGCACTGTAACAGTTGGCTTTGCTAACGAAAAACCTTACGCCTATCAGACCGATGATGGGGAACTAAAAGGTGCTGCAGTGGACATCGCAAAAGCTGTTTTTAAAGAACTTGGTGTTGATAACATGGAAGGACAGCTTGCCGATTTCGGTCAACTAATTCCTGGTTTAAATGCTGGTAAATTTGATGTTATTACAGCTGGTATGGCGATTAACCCAGATCGTTGCGCGAATGCGGACTTCGGTGAACCGGAAATGATGTATGGGGAAGGGCTTATTGTTCAAAAAGGTAACCCACTAGACCTACACAGCTATGAAGATATCGCTAATACAGATGCAACCGTATCGATCATGGCTGGAGCAACAGAACATGAATATGTAAAGCATGAAGGTGTAAGTGATGATCAAGTCGACAGTGCTCCAGACATTCCAGCTACATTCTCAGCAGTAGAATCTGGTCGTGCAGATGCAACAACCGGAACTGAAATGACAGTAAAAATGGCATTGGAGTCTTCTGGTAATGATAAGCTTGAATTCGTAAGTGACTTTGAACAACCAGATATTGAAGGTATTCCAAGTTATGGTGCTGCTGCATTTAATAAAGATAATGACGCATTAAGAGAAGCATACAATGAAAAATTAGCTAAGTTGAAAGAAGATGGCAAGATAAAAGAACTCTTAGAAGCTAATGGATTCAGTGCTGAAGGCAACTCAGTTCCAGCTGATATTACTACTGAAGGGGTTTGCAGTGGTGAACAGTATTAAGATTTCTTTCTAAATAATGACAACGACTCCATAGGGTCTGGCTCCCTCACCTAGGGGGTCCGACCCTATGCTTTTGTTTAAAATACCAGTGTAGTGCTGGTACGGGATATTTGTAATCCAATACATGAAGTATCTTTAAAATAAAAGGAGTGATTACTATTAATGCGATAGCAGATATTTTCCCCATCCTGATGCAGGGTGTCAAAATAACCGTTACCGTTCTTCTAGCCTCCATCGTATTGGGATATTTAATGGCATTCATTGCGGGGTTTTGCCGCCTTTCTAATAACGTTATCCTTCGAAAGTTTACTGGTTTTTATGTGGAGGTTTTCCGTGGTACATCACTAATCGTACAATTATTTTGGCTTTATTATGCATTGCCAATTTTATTCGGTATTGAGATTGGTAGTGATTTCTGGGCTGGTGTATTAGCAATTTCGTTAAACTATGGTGCGTATATGTCTGAAATTGTTCGCGGATCGATTCAATCTGTTGCAAAAGGACAAACAGAGGCAGCCACAGCATTAAATATGTCACGTTTTCAGCGTATGAGACTTGTAATTTTGCCTCAAGCAGTACGGATGATGCTTCCAGAGTTTGGTAACTACCTAATCTTAATGTTAAAATCCACATCACTTGTCTCTTTAATAGGAATGATGGATATTTTATATTATGGAGATATTTTGCGTAGTTCCAATCTGTCGCAGGCACCAACTGTATATTTATTAGTACTTGTATTCTACTTCATTCTTGCACTTCCATTAATCTGGTTAACAAGAAAAATGGAAAGTGCATCTAAGAAAGGAGTGGCTAGTTAATGAATAATTGGAGTTGGGATATATTCTTTGATGCCCTCCCTACTGTATTAGAAGGGCTTGGTATTACAATCGGATTAACAATCGCATGTTACTTATTTGCCTTAATTTTTGGTTTTATTTGGACATTTATTAGACGGATTCCTATAAAACCCGTCAAATGGGTATTATTATGGATTATGGAGTTTATTCGTTCGACACCACCACTTGTTCAGTTATTCTTCATCTATTATGCATGGCCAATGGTACCTGGTATTGGTATG
Coding sequences within:
- a CDS encoding DUF456 domain-containing protein, producing the protein MVIDILIWITIIALFVLSFVGIIYPIIPSPFVIWVGFLLYHFLIDAEELTILFWVAMGILTVVLIGADIIANSYFVKRFGGSKWGERAAGVAVILGSFVIPPFGIIVLPFIVVFTIEMIQKRTTGEAVRASFGSLIGFLSGAAAKVIIQLIMVVWFIMVVIM
- a CDS encoding GNAT family N-acetyltransferase, whose translation is MYKLREARMEDFPMISELSDNNENIHLAADEGEMGKDLFETILVQDDTRFYLVEKSGVIAAFLVFRIDLTANEFQIQKLSIVSSYENKGLDEHLYQKMEKLAKQKDVERLITTITTKNPNVHQFFSRKGWVKQNGVYVLNMNE
- the ytzI gene encoding YtzI protein; translation: MLPTIIIGIVIMLIVLVMTLFSISKGYAYKHTVDPLPEEDKEK
- the ehuB gene encoding ectoine/hydroxyectoine ABC transporter substrate-binding protein EhuB, encoding MKKLLLMSVFCFTLVLLAACGSEDASSDGGDGDSDEGNGTLLDELKEKGTVTVGFANEKPYAYQTDDGELKGAAVDIAKAVFKELGVDNMEGQLADFGQLIPGLNAGKFDVITAGMAINPDRCANADFGEPEMMYGEGLIVQKGNPLDLHSYEDIANTDATVSIMAGATEHEYVKHEGVSDDQVDSAPDIPATFSAVESGRADATTGTEMTVKMALESSGNDKLEFVSDFEQPDIEGIPSYGAAAFNKDNDALREAYNEKLAKLKEDGKIKELLEANGFSAEGNSVPADITTEGVCSGEQY
- a CDS encoding cysteine hydrolase family protein; translation: MGKRALINIDYTYDFVAKDGKLTSGEPGQAIEEKIVGLTKEFINADDYVVFAIDAHESRDNYHPESALFPAHNVIGTKGRDLYGELATVYETHKDADNVYYFDKTRYSAFAGTDLEIKLREREINEVHLVGVCTDICVLHTAVDAYNKGFNIVVHQDAVASFNQAGHEWALGHFANTLGAKVV
- a CDS encoding M15 family metallopeptidase: MKKKKYNKDFLAWIMIILFFTAIIVLYNKMDDPDPYIDQKEEAPNPTELHPTVKKKKNTLVKKAKDIGIQVVITEEVRSIKRQNELYAQGRSKRGNIVTYSKGGESYHNYGLAFDYALRAPEGNVIWDIQYDGNNNGQSDWFEVAEIAKRLGFTWGGDWKHFKDYPHLQMDFGLTINQLQKGLRPKIDKNK
- the ehuC gene encoding ectoine/hydroxyectoine ABC transporter permease subunit EhuC; translated protein: MNAIADIFPILMQGVKITVTVLLASIVLGYLMAFIAGFCRLSNNVILRKFTGFYVEVFRGTSLIVQLFWLYYALPILFGIEIGSDFWAGVLAISLNYGAYMSEIVRGSIQSVAKGQTEAATALNMSRFQRMRLVILPQAVRMMLPEFGNYLILMLKSTSLVSLIGMMDILYYGDILRSSNLSQAPTVYLLVLVFYFILALPLIWLTRKMESASKKGVAS
- the thiD gene encoding bifunctional hydroxymethylpyrimidine kinase/phosphomethylpyrimidine kinase; this translates as MINPPRVLTFAGSAAGGSAGIQADLKTFQELDVYGMSVITAIVARHPETNKNVHPQTLEAIEAQYTTAMNQVGIDALKTGMLFSKEVILKTSEIIKESKIDHIVVDPVMVGKLDSKLLEDDAIEAMKRKLLPLATIITPNMPEASFLLDERKLTNVEDLKQAAVDLHHLGPKYVLVKGGRLEGPAIDVLYDGESFTTFEAPRIDTVNTSGAGCTYSAAITAQLAKGKNVMEAVESAKGFVTTAIEYGFSYTDKVGPTYHAALRTRGEAHKITVRR
- a CDS encoding ketopantoate reductase family protein codes for the protein MDVVVVGAGALGSYFGARFLEGGANVTFLVRERRAGQIQENKIYVTSALGDYRIDDPNIVTDVAEVDKADLVLVAVKGYHLSGVLENLKALVDKGAYILPILNGMEHISYLQDQLGKDAVLGGLSFIIATLNEKGHVIHSSDFHDLIFGPLEPTQTAICKELEELCNQANVNGVNSDTISYELWKKYAFINAFSGITTAANLAIGEIRKHDSTFRIAEMILQEMCVLAKAYHVELHDDEVETAKSKLMNLPDETTSSMHQDRRKGLTLEVEHLQGGAIRLANAVGVDLPYLEAVYGLIKPFENA